A portion of the Desulfovibrio sp. Fe33 genome contains these proteins:
- a CDS encoding TMEM165/GDT1 family protein, producing MDWKLLVTTFGTLFVAELGDKTQLACMLMTAKTQKPWTVFLGSSLALVLVSFLGVMFAQFICQYISPEVIKKIAAVAFVVMGCLIFFDKI from the coding sequence ATGGATTGGAAACTTCTCGTAACCACCTTCGGCACCTTGTTTGTGGCGGAACTCGGGGACAAGACACAGCTTGCCTGTATGCTCATGACGGCCAAGACTCAGAAACCCTGGACCGTCTTTCTCGGTTCATCCCTGGCGCTGGTCCTGGTCAGTTTCCTTGGAGTCATGTTCGCGCAGTTCATCTGTCAGTATATTTCCCCCGAGGTCATCAAAAAAATTGCCGCCGTGGCTTTTGTGGTCATGGGCTGTCTGATCTTCTTTGATAAGATTTGA
- a CDS encoding HDOD domain-containing protein — protein sequence MDDHLKTRIKGEILQVKDLPTLPNVLDKVTRLVEDPDASSEAIAKVIATDQVLSAKVLKMVNSPIYGFPGRISSIQHALVLLGFNVVRGIIISTSVFDMMVQAMKGLWEHSLGCATACNIIARRAGFEDPEEYAVAGLLHDLGKVVTAVQLPDTHAAILESVRTKDLNYFQAEKDVLGFGHDRINAWLARHWGLPPNIREAMTRHHAPQLAEFYKPMSCVVHVGDFLVRLLEFGNAGDDQTAYLRPEALIELKFRMSDLDKVMDEMAGQLLEVSDLTF from the coding sequence ATGGACGACCATCTCAAAACCCGCATCAAGGGCGAGATATTGCAGGTCAAGGACCTGCCGACCCTGCCCAATGTGCTGGACAAGGTCACCCGGCTGGTGGAAGACCCCGACGCGTCAAGCGAGGCCATCGCCAAGGTCATCGCCACGGACCAGGTACTTTCCGCCAAGGTCCTCAAGATGGTCAATTCGCCCATCTACGGTTTCCCCGGCCGAATCAGCTCCATCCAGCACGCCCTTGTTCTGCTCGGTTTCAACGTGGTGCGCGGCATCATCATCTCCACCTCGGTTTTCGACATGATGGTTCAGGCCATGAAGGGGCTGTGGGAGCACTCCCTCGGTTGCGCCACGGCCTGCAACATCATCGCCCGCCGGGCCGGGTTCGAAGACCCGGAGGAATATGCCGTGGCCGGTTTGCTTCATGATCTGGGCAAGGTCGTCACGGCCGTTCAGCTTCCGGATACCCACGCCGCCATCCTTGAGTCGGTTCGGACCAAGGACCTGAACTACTTTCAGGCCGAGAAAGACGTGCTCGGCTTCGGCCATGACCGCATCAATGCCTGGCTTGCCCGCCATTGGGGACTGCCGCCGAATATCCGCGAGGCCATGACACGCCACCACGCCCCGCAACTGGCCGAGTTCTACAAGCCCATGTCCTGCGTCGTCCATGTCGGCGATTTCCTTGTCCGGCTTCTGGAGTTCGGCAACGCCGGGGATGACCAGACCGCCTACCTCCGACCCGAGGCTCTTATCGAGCTCAAGTTCCGCATGAGCGATCTGGACAAGGTCATGGACGAGATGGCCGGGCAACTCCTCGAAGTTTCTGACCTGACCTTCTGA
- a CDS encoding SLC13 family permease has product MSSKLKSGDRAAYIGFFAGPLIFVAMLMLPPPPGLNIQAWRVAAVTVLMAIWWVTESIPIPATSLLPIALFPLLGIMKSSAATSPYGNHLIYLFMGGFFLAVTMERWNLHKRVAIHTIRLVGASPGRMVLGFMIATGFLSMWVSNTATTMLMIPIGLAVIKQATGFDAGMIKACSSTGPESNFGKCLMLGIAYSASMGGVATIIGTPANTVMVGMMEKMYGVQIGFGQWMLFGLPLGVTMMAVAWVLMTRVLFPMDGLTLTGSEEIIENELRALGPMKPEEKRIIAVSSFVAICWLSRGFLESLPIVNDIFPDFSFVHDTTIGIIGALLMFAIPTNLRKKQFLLDWQTAVKIPWNVILLFGGGLAIANGFAKTGLAAYIASLLTGLDGLNLMLFVAIVVWLTTLLTESTSNTATATLLVPIMGAAAIALGVHPYATIVGAAVAASFAFMLPVATPPNAVVFGSGCISVGQMVKTGIWLNIIGTVMITLFVLYLLPIVWGVDLHTLPEWAVIIK; this is encoded by the coding sequence ATGAGTAGCAAGTTGAAGAGCGGAGACAGGGCGGCGTACATCGGTTTTTTTGCCGGTCCGTTGATTTTTGTGGCCATGTTGATGCTGCCCCCGCCGCCGGGGTTGAATATTCAGGCTTGGCGTGTGGCGGCGGTGACAGTCCTTATGGCCATTTGGTGGGTGACGGAGTCCATCCCCATCCCGGCCACCTCGCTGCTTCCCATTGCGCTTTTCCCGCTGCTCGGCATCATGAAGTCGAGTGCGGCCACGTCGCCTTACGGCAACCATTTGATCTACCTTTTCATGGGTGGTTTTTTCCTGGCCGTGACCATGGAACGCTGGAATCTGCACAAGCGCGTCGCGATTCACACCATACGCCTTGTGGGGGCCAGTCCGGGGCGGATGGTTCTGGGGTTCATGATAGCCACGGGCTTTTTGTCCATGTGGGTATCGAACACTGCGACCACCATGCTCATGATTCCCATCGGTCTGGCGGTCATCAAGCAGGCTACCGGTTTTGACGCGGGGATGATCAAGGCCTGTTCGTCCACCGGACCGGAGTCGAATTTCGGCAAGTGCCTGATGCTCGGCATAGCCTATTCCGCTTCCATGGGCGGCGTGGCCACCATTATAGGCACCCCGGCGAATACCGTCATGGTCGGCATGATGGAAAAAATGTACGGCGTACAGATCGGCTTCGGCCAGTGGATGCTGTTCGGGCTCCCCTTGGGCGTAACCATGATGGCCGTCGCCTGGGTGTTGATGACCCGAGTGCTGTTTCCCATGGATGGGCTTACGCTGACCGGCAGCGAGGAGATCATTGAAAACGAACTCCGTGCGCTCGGGCCGATGAAGCCGGAAGAAAAGCGCATTATTGCGGTCAGTTCCTTTGTCGCCATCTGCTGGCTCAGCCGTGGTTTTCTGGAAAGTCTTCCAATCGTAAACGATATTTTCCCGGATTTTAGCTTTGTGCATGACACTACCATCGGCATTATCGGTGCCTTGCTGATGTTCGCGATCCCCACCAACCTGCGGAAGAAGCAGTTCCTTCTGGACTGGCAGACCGCCGTTAAGATTCCCTGGAACGTGATTCTGCTTTTCGGCGGCGGATTGGCCATCGCCAACGGATTTGCGAAAACCGGACTGGCCGCTTACATCGCTTCGCTGTTGACCGGCCTGGACGGCTTGAACCTGATGTTGTTCGTGGCAATTGTGGTCTGGTTGACCACCTTGCTTACGGAAAGCACCTCCAACACCGCTACGGCCACGCTCCTGGTGCCTATTATGGGTGCAGCTGCTATCGCCCTAGGCGTGCACCCCTACGCCACCATCGTGGGCGCGGCCGTAGCGGCGTCATTCGCTTTCATGCTGCCTGTGGCGACGCCGCCCAACGCCGTGGTTTTCGGCAGCGGCTGCATATCCGTCGGCCAGATGGTCAAGACGGGCATATGGCTGAACATTATAGGTACGGTCATGATTACGTTGTTTGTCCTCTATCTGCTGCCCATCGTATGGGGTGTCGACCTCCACACCCTGCCGGAGTGGGCGGTAATCATAAAATAG